A genomic window from Arthrobacter sp. FW305-BF8 includes:
- the gcvT gene encoding glycine cleavage system aminomethyltransferase GcvT, with translation MTENYTALYEEHKKLGASFTDFGGWQMPLKYGSELAEHHAVRNSAGIFDLSHMGEVWVTGPDAGAFLDYALAGKISAMAVGKAKYSLICNEDGGIIDDLIVYRRPSATEGAGNSTDRFLVVPNAGNAKVVAEALEQRAANFDVAVVDASAETSLVAVQGPKAEEILLRLVPAAQHELVTGLKYYAAVEVSFLVGGASQDLLLARTGYTGEDGFEIFVENDDAAALWQSIVAIADEGELTPSGLASRDSLRLEAGMPLYGNELSLDGDPFAAGLGPVVALSKEGDFVGKAALAAKKEAGAGSTTGRKLVGLKGLGRRAGRGHYPVLKDGSVVGEVTSGQPSPTLGHPVAMAYVDVAYAEPGTALDIDLRGKAEPFEVVALPFYKRSK, from the coding sequence ATGACTGAGAACTACACTGCCCTTTACGAGGAGCACAAGAAGCTGGGCGCCTCGTTCACCGACTTCGGCGGCTGGCAGATGCCGCTCAAGTACGGCTCCGAACTGGCCGAGCACCACGCCGTCCGCAACTCGGCCGGCATCTTCGACCTCTCCCACATGGGGGAAGTCTGGGTCACCGGCCCGGACGCCGGCGCGTTCCTGGACTACGCCCTGGCTGGCAAGATTTCCGCGATGGCCGTCGGCAAGGCCAAGTACTCCCTGATCTGCAACGAGGACGGCGGCATCATCGACGACCTCATCGTGTACCGCCGCCCCTCCGCGACCGAGGGTGCAGGAAACAGCACCGACAGGTTCCTGGTGGTCCCGAACGCCGGCAACGCCAAGGTGGTGGCCGAGGCCCTGGAGCAGCGGGCAGCGAACTTCGATGTCGCCGTCGTGGACGCCTCCGCCGAGACGTCGCTGGTCGCCGTGCAGGGCCCCAAGGCAGAGGAGATTCTCCTGCGCCTGGTCCCGGCAGCCCAGCACGAGCTGGTGACCGGGCTGAAGTACTACGCCGCCGTCGAGGTTTCCTTCCTGGTGGGCGGGGCCAGCCAGGACCTGCTGCTGGCCCGCACCGGGTACACCGGTGAGGACGGCTTCGAGATTTTCGTGGAGAACGACGACGCCGCCGCCCTCTGGCAGTCCATCGTCGCCATCGCGGACGAGGGGGAGCTGACGCCGTCCGGGCTCGCCTCCCGCGATTCGCTCCGCCTCGAGGCCGGCATGCCGCTGTACGGCAACGAGCTCTCGCTGGACGGTGACCCGTTCGCCGCCGGCCTGGGCCCCGTCGTCGCGCTGTCCAAGGAAGGTGACTTCGTGGGCAAGGCCGCTCTGGCTGCCAAGAAGGAAGCCGGAGCCGGCTCCACCACGGGCCGCAAGCTCGTGGGCCTCAAGGGCCTGGGCCGCCGTGCCGGCCGGGGGCACTACCCGGTCCTCAAGGACGGCAGCGTCGTCGGCGAAGTCACCTCGGGCCAGCCAAGCCCCACCCTCGGCCACCCGGTCGCGATGGCCTATGTCGACGTCGCCTACGCCGAACCCGGCACTGCACTGGACATCGACCTGCGCGGCAAGGCGGAGCCGTTCGAAGTCGTCGCACTGCCTTTCTACAAGCGCTCCAAGTAG